TATCCATTATGGAGACATAACCAGATCTATCGACGACAACAACATCCCCGGTGTTAAACCAGCCGTCCTCGAACCTATCGCCTGTCCCAGGGAGAGTTCCAAAATATTCGGTCACCACCGAGGGACCTCTCACCCACAGTATACCCTCCTCGCCAACGTGCAAAACCTCTCCCTCCTCGGACCTAACCTGCCATTCCACCTGGTCCAGAATAGGACCAGCGGTACCCAATTTTCTGGAACTATAATCGGGATTTACCGCGAGCACCGGTGAACACTCGGTCAGACCGTAACCTTCGAGGACAGGAACTCCGAAGACATCCTCCACCCGACGGTCAAGCTCAGGTGGAAAACGGTCTCCACCACTGATTATCAGCCTGATGGAGGAGAAACGCCTTCCCGCCTTAGACGCTCCTGCGACCAGGAAGCGAAGCATAGTGGGCACTCCAACCATAACGGTGACACCAGAGAGATCTATACAGTCCAAAACCCTCTCGGGAGGCATGAAAGAGGGCATAATCGCCTGTCGGCATCCCGTTATGAGTGGGAGTATTCCGCTCACCACGAAACCTAAGGTATGGAAGTTAGGCAGCACGTTGAGGAAAACGTCCTCTCGGTTTATCATCCTAACCTTATCCAGAGACTGCTGAACGTCGCTTATAACGTTATTGTGGGTAAGAGGAACCGCCTTAGGCCTTCCGGTAGTGCCTGACGTGGCGAAAAGCAGGGCTATATCGTCGCTGGAGGGAGTACAGTTTTCGCATCGAAAGGGCCCTCCCTCTCCTTCAGGGGAGATGGACGACCACCTTACCTCCGCCAGATTCAACCCAGGGGCAAGCTTCTCCCCGATAGAATCCCCTACCACCACCGTCGACGGCTCGCCGTGTCTTAAGGCGGCCACAAGTCCCTCCGCACCGGAGGCGGGGTTCAAAGACGCCACCGTCCCCCCTAACCTCCAACAGGCCAAGGACAGGCCCAACAGGGCAGGGCAGTTAGGCATTAAAACCACCAAACGATAACCTCTACGAAAGCCGGCCGTTACCAGAGAGGCCTCCATCCTGGAAGCGAGGTCAAAAAGCTCCTGCGCCTTCCACCATACTCCGTCCCACCAGAGGATAGGATCCTCATCGCTCCACCTATCCCTTACGACATCCTCTATTCTGACCATTCGCTCCACCTCCAGATCTATCTGGTCTCGATCCTGATCCACCGCTTTATCAGCTCAGGACAGCTCCACAGCTCTATCTTTGCCTGACTGCCTACGGTCTTTCTTATCTTCCAAAGGGCCTCTCCTAAATCTTTCTTCGTGTCCGATTCCCGAAGGGCCCAGGAACAAAGCCCCTTTCCCGGGACTCCCAAGGAGGATTTCATAAAGCCTGGGAGGTAGCCTCTCATTTTCTCCCCTTCCTCGTAGGGCAAAGTCTCTCTAGCCCCTGGGAGAGGCTCTATATCCACCGCTACACCTTCACCTCTAAAGTGGGGAGCTACGATGATCCCTTCCTCGAATGCACCTAACCCGGCGACTCGATCCATACTGTCCTCCGAAAGGGCAAACCACTTTCCCCACACAGAGGAAAAACCGCCGTTGATCAAGGTAGCCCTGCCCCTCAGAGGAAGATTGATTACCTGGTCGAACAGAGGACGGTTATTGATCAGCCTCTTCAGTGCCACGTGGCCTAGCCCGTGGGGAAAGTAGATCGCCTTAGCCTCAGGTGGGACCATCTCCCTGGTCAAAGATACCGGGATGATCCGGCATCCGATGGCCCGAAAGAGGGCTATATCGTTATCGATTCCCATGGAAAGAGAGTCGTCGGTGATAACCGCCACAGCAGGGGCACCGGACAGAGGTTCTACGGATTTTGTTGGCACGTCGAGATTGGTTCGATATTCACCGAAGGCCATGAGGGCGGACCAGTCTATCTGCCCCGTCATGGACTTAAGCTGGGAACCTAAGGTAACTATAGGCTGAGCTACCCTTGGATCGGAACAGAGATCCACCACCGGAATCATACGCCTCTCCATGTATCTAGGGATGTATCCCAAGGCCATGGACGGGATGGACCTCCCTAGCTCTATCTCCAAAAGCTGGTATTCCCTAGGATTAAGGACCGAGGAAAAAACCGCGCCGTAGAGGTCTACGTTTTCCTTTGAAAATCTCTCCCATACCCCTGCCATCACCCTGGCGGTTATGCTGGCCAAGGGGTTTGCGTGGACCATGGAGACCACGCCACAGTCGAGGATCCTGGCCAGGTCCACGGTGCCCTGGTTAATCACCATTCGGTCCTCGGCGACGGTAACCCCTAAGGGAGATAGGATTAGATTCAGACAGTCCCCCTTAGCCATAGACCCGAAGAAAAACCGAACCTCCGATTCGCTTTTGAACTGAAGAGGATCGATGGAAAATACCTCCTGACCGGTTCCCAGGGAAAGCATCCTGAGATAACGGTCGTCGATCCCTCCGGCAAAAAGCCTCAGAGGAATCCCCATAGATCTGATAGTGGCCGCCAGAACGATTCCGAGGGGAATGACATCTTCCCGCCGCTCGTCGGCGATCATAAGTCGAGGAAAATCCAAGCAAAGCCCTCCCACTGTGACAAAATGAAATCTCAAACTTAGTGTATCATATACTTGCCCTGTTTCGGGAACACAAAGAACGACGAGGAGGCTTTACTCATGGGAACACCTTGGATAAGCATCAAAGAAATGATAGATCACCTAGGAGAAGAGGTGGTCATCAAGGGATGGATGTACAACAAAAGGAGCTCCGGTAAGATCCATTTTCTCCAGATAAGGGATGGATCGGGGTTCGTTCAGGCGGTTATGGTGAAAAACGAGGTACCGGAGGAGGCGTTCGACGAGGCTAAAAAGCTCTGGATGGAGGCTTCTTTAGAGGTGACCGGAACGGTCAGAGCGGACGATAGGTCCGCATCAGGGGTGGAGTTATCGGTATCCTCGATCAAGGTGGTCCACAACCCCACCGACGAATACCCTATCGGCAAAAAGGACCACGGCGTCGACTTCCTGCTGGACAACAGACATCTATGGCTCAGGAGCCAGAGACAGAGGGCTATAATGACCGTCAGGGAGAGAATCATATGGTCCTGGAGGGAGTTCTTCCACAATAAGGACTTTATGTTGGCGGACAGCCCTATAATCACCGGAGCCATCGGAGAGGGAGCCTCAGGGCTCTTTGAGCTGGATTACTTCGACCAGAAGGCCTACCTGGCTCAGACCGGTCAGCTCTACGCCGAGGCGGCGGCGGCGGCCTACGGAAAGGTCTACTGTTTCGGCCCCACCTTCAGGGCAGAGAAATCGAAGACCAGAAGGCACCTCACCGAGTTCTGGATGCTTGAGCCAGAGGTGGCTTTCTACGACCACAAGGATAACATGGACCTCCAGGAAGAGCTTGTCCGATATACCGTGGAGCAGGTATTAGAGCACTGCCCTAAGGAGCTGGCCCTCCTTGAGAGGGACTTAGACCCCCTTAAATCGGTCACAGAGGGGCCCTTTTATCACATAAGCTACAGAGACGCGGTGGTCAAGCTGAACGAACTAGGAAGCTCTATAGCCTTCGGCGACGACCTAGGGGCAGAGGACGAGACCATACTTACCCAACAGTACGACAGGCCCATATTCGTCGAGTGCTACCCCAAAGGAGCCAAGGCCTTTTACATGAAGGAAAACCCCGACGATATAGAGACGGTCCTCTGTGCCGACCTGCTGGCACCGGAGGGATACGGAGAGATCATAGGAGGTTCCCAGAGGGAGGACAACCTGGACAAGCTGGTCTCCCGTATGGAGGCCGACGGACTGGACATGGATTCCTACCAGTGGTACCTGGACCTCCGCCGTTACGGAACCTTCGTCCACAGCGGCTTCGGCATAGGACTGGAGAGGACCGTCGCCTGGATCTGCGGGCTTCATCATATAAGGGAGGTTATTCCCTGGCCTAGGACCATATATAGACTGAATCCCTAGTGCGCAAAAAAGACGGTGGATAGCCCTAGGGCTCTCCACCGTCTTTACACTTATCGCAAGGCGATATCAAAAGCAACCTGTAGTCAGCCTCTCCATACTCCTCAGGCAGAGAGGAACGATCGATGGGATCTCCAGAGGGCCAAACATCCTTAACAGCTCCGCAGATAGGGCACATAGAGTGAAGGTGCCTCTCGGGATTTCCCTCGTATCGGCAGGGACCATCGGAGACCGGAAGCTTCCATATAGCGCCGGACTCACAGAGCTGATCCAAATTCCTGTAGATCGTGCCTAAACTGACCTTAGGCATCTCCTCCCGAACCTTAAAGAGGACGTCTTCAGCGGTTGGATGGAATCCCTCCTGAGAGACCACGGCGAGGACGGCATCCCTCTGCTTAGACCTTCTCTGTATAACCATACCCTCACCCCCAGGCTAACACCCCCTAGGGCAAGCCGTAATAGCACCTCTTAGGGGATATCACTTTCCCCTCGGCCTTAAGGCTTTTTAGGGCCTTTGAGACCGAATCTTTGTCCAATCCTGTAGCGTCGGCGACCTCCCCAGGTCTCATAGGGCCGGAGGAAAGGGCCTCCAGTATTTTACCATGGTCTTCCACTCAGAACCCCTCCTATATCTTTCCGACTAAATCCTTACCGGGAACCATGCCCTCGTCTCCAGGCTCCCAACTGGCGGGGCAGACCTGGCCGTGAGTGGCGGAGAACTTGGCGGCCTGGAGCTTACGAAGGAGCTCTTTTGAGCTGCGGCCTATGTCCAGATCGTGGATCTCCATGGCCTTGAGAACCCCGTCAGGATCTATTATAAAAGTCCCCCTCAGAGCGATGCCCGAGTCCTCCAGATATACGCCGAAGTCCCTGCTTATCTTTCCGCTGGGGTCCGCCAGCATGGGGAACTTTATCTTGGCTATAGTGGGAGACGCCTCGTGCCAGGCCATATGGACGAACTCTGTATCGGTGCTCACGCTGAAGACCTCCGCCCCCTCCTCCACAAACCTATCGTAGTAGTCCGCCATCTCGCCGAGCTCGGTGGGACAGACGAAGGTGAAGTCGGCGGGATAGAAGAACATCACCCGCCATTTGCCATCGGACTCGGAAAAATCTATGTTTTTCAGGTCTCCCTGATGGAAAGCCATTGTCGAAAAATCCTGGACCTTATCGTTGATACGGTACATAGTATTCCCTCCATTCAATATCAGTAATCGTTACTGATACTATATCAGGGGGATAAAACTATGTCAAGGCATAAAAAATGCGGGGCCAAAGGCCCCGCTGATGGCGTTAGCTGTAACGATTATGGTGAGTACTAGAGGAATACGCCTCTCATCTTCACCGCATCGGCAACCCTCTGGATAGCTGCCATGAAGGCGGCCCGACGCATTTTGACGTTGTTTTTCTGGGAGTAGTCCCAGACCGTCTTGAAGTTATCGGTCATGATACGGAGAAGCCTCTGGTTATACTCCTCCTCGGTCCAGAAGAAACCGCCAAGATCCTGGCACCACTCGAAGTAGGATCCTACGACTCCGCCGGAGTTGGCGAGGAAGTCGGGCACGACGAATACTCCCTTAGCGTCGAGAACGGCGTCTCCCTCAGGGGTGACAGGGCCGTTAGCTCCCTCGACGATGTACTTGGCCTTTACGCCGTCGGCGTTCTTGCCGTTGATGGCTCCCTCAAGGGCACAGGGAAGGAGGACATCGCACTCAACCAGGACCAGATCCGCCAGGTCTTTTTTCTCAAGACCAGCCTGCTCAAAGCCCTCAAGGAGCTTCTTAGGATGGTTGGTTACGTGCTCAACGGCCTTCTTTATATCCAGACCGTCCTTGCAGTAGTAGGTTCCGGTGATGTCGCTGATAGCGACGACTTTAGCGCCGGCGTCGATCATGGTAAGTCCAGCGTAGGTTCCGACGTTGCCGAATCCCTGGATCGCCACGGTTGTTCCCTCCACAGGAACGTCAAGAGCCTTAAGAAGCTCGATAGCGCAGGTTGCCACGCCAAGGCCGGTCGCGGCGGTACGGCCCTTGGATCCCCACAGGGAGATAGGCTTACCGGTGAATATTGCGGGCTCAAGTCTGCCCCGCATTCTGCTGATGGTGTCCATAAACCATACCATCTCAGGGCCACCGGTGTTCACGTCAGGAGCAGGAATATCGGTCCAGGCGCCTACGACGGGCTCAATGCGAGCGGCAAAGGTACGGGAAACTCTCTCCTTTTCCTTAAGGGACATCTCAAGAGGGTTGCAGCATACCCCTCCCTTTCCTCCACCGTAAGGGATCCCGGCGAGAGAACACTTCCAGGTCATCATAAAGGCGAGGGCCTCACACTCGTCAACACAGACCTCCTGGTGGAACCTAACTCCACCTTTGGCGGGCCCTATAGCGGTAGAGTGGGCAACTCTGTATCCGTCAAAAACCTTGATAGAGCCGTCGTCCATCTCCACGGGGATAGACACACAGGTCTTTCTCTCCGAACGACTTAGGATCTCCACAAGGCCATCGTCAAGGCCCATCTCCTCTGCCGCTGCATAAAAGTTCTTAAGAGCCGTATCGAGCAACACGTTATCGGAAGTACGCTTCACCACTGCCATAAAACTACACCTCCTGCAAAATGTGCGATCTTTAACTTATCGCATAACAACCGCATTCCCACATGATATTAGCACTATTTCCCCGTCAATACCAACCCCAATAAAGTCTGTCTATTGAGAATTGCTTTTATCCACATATACCCTGGGAACCCTTTTGCTGAACATGATCGGTATTTCGTAATTAATCGTGTTTTGCCTCGCTCCAGCAAGGTCGTCGGGGGTGATAACATGATCGCCCTGTTTGCCCACTATGACGACCTCATCGCCTACCGATACGTCCAGTCCGGTGACGTTTATCATAGTCTGATCCATACAGATATTGCCTACCTGGGGGACCATCCTGCCTTTAACCAAAACGTTAATCTTCATCGAAAAAGCCCGAGATAGGCCATCGGCGTATCCTATCGGCAAGACAGCTATACGCTCATCCCCTCTTGTCATGTAGCGAAGACCGTAGCCGACGCCACTCCCTGGAGGCAGGGATCTGACAGCAGCAACAGAGGTTTTAACCTCGAAGGTAGGCCTCAGCTCTATCGGCCTTATACAGTCCGATGAAGGCCACATACCGTAGAGTATGACCCCAGGCCGACAGCAAT
The uncultured Dethiosulfovibrio sp. genome window above contains:
- a CDS encoding AMP-binding protein, which codes for MDQDRDQIDLEVERMVRIEDVVRDRWSDEDPILWWDGVWWKAQELFDLASRMEASLVTAGFRRGYRLVVLMPNCPALLGLSLACWRLGGTVASLNPASGAEGLVAALRHGEPSTVVVGDSIGEKLAPGLNLAEVRWSSISPEGEGGPFRCENCTPSSDDIALLFATSGTTGRPKAVPLTHNNVISDVQQSLDKVRMINREDVFLNVLPNFHTLGFVVSGILPLITGCRQAIMPSFMPPERVLDCIDLSGVTVMVGVPTMLRFLVAGASKAGRRFSSIRLIISGGDRFPPELDRRVEDVFGVPVLEGYGLTECSPVLAVNPDYSSRKLGTAGPILDQVEWQVRSEEGEVLHVGEEGILWVRGPSVVTEYFGTLPGTGDRFEDGWFNTGDVVVVDRSGYVSIMDRASDVIIVGGFNVYPQEVENVLVSFPGVKEAAVVGCSNSMSGQVPLGYVIAEGEDISSSDLIAYCKERLAHYKVPRKIHFVQDLPRNSLGKVLRRVLRDELSGKR
- the asnS gene encoding asparagine--tRNA ligase, whose protein sequence is MGTPWISIKEMIDHLGEEVVIKGWMYNKRSSGKIHFLQIRDGSGFVQAVMVKNEVPEEAFDEAKKLWMEASLEVTGTVRADDRSASGVELSVSSIKVVHNPTDEYPIGKKDHGVDFLLDNRHLWLRSQRQRAIMTVRERIIWSWREFFHNKDFMLADSPIITGAIGEGASGLFELDYFDQKAYLAQTGQLYAEAAAAAYGKVYCFGPTFRAEKSKTRRHLTEFWMLEPEVAFYDHKDNMDLQEELVRYTVEQVLEHCPKELALLERDLDPLKSVTEGPFYHISYRDAVVKLNELGSSIAFGDDLGAEDETILTQQYDRPIFVECYPKGAKAFYMKENPDDIETVLCADLLAPEGYGEIIGGSQREDNLDKLVSRMEADGLDMDSYQWYLDLRRYGTFVHSGFGIGLERTVAWICGLHHIREVIPWPRTIYRLNP
- a CDS encoding Glu/Leu/Phe/Val dehydrogenase; the protein is MAVVKRTSDNVLLDTALKNFYAAAEEMGLDDGLVEILSRSERKTCVSIPVEMDDGSIKVFDGYRVAHSTAIGPAKGGVRFHQEVCVDECEALAFMMTWKCSLAGIPYGGGKGGVCCNPLEMSLKEKERVSRTFAARIEPVVGAWTDIPAPDVNTGGPEMVWFMDTISRMRGRLEPAIFTGKPISLWGSKGRTAATGLGVATCAIELLKALDVPVEGTTVAIQGFGNVGTYAGLTMIDAGAKVVAISDITGTYYCKDGLDIKKAVEHVTNHPKKLLEGFEQAGLEKKDLADLVLVECDVLLPCALEGAINGKNADGVKAKYIVEGANGPVTPEGDAVLDAKGVFVVPDFLANSGGVVGSYFEWCQDLGGFFWTEEEYNQRLLRIMTDNFKTVWDYSQKNNVKMRRAAFMAAIQRVADAVKMRGVFL
- a CDS encoding winged helix-turn-helix domain-containing protein, whose protein sequence is MEDHGKILEALSSGPMRPGEVADATGLDKDSVSKALKSLKAEGKVISPKRCYYGLP
- a CDS encoding redoxin domain-containing protein produces the protein MYRINDKVQDFSTMAFHQGDLKNIDFSESDGKWRVMFFYPADFTFVCPTELGEMADYYDRFVEEGAEVFSVSTDTEFVHMAWHEASPTIAKIKFPMLADPSGKISRDFGVYLEDSGIALRGTFIIDPDGVLKAMEIHDLDIGRSSKELLRKLQAAKFSATHGQVCPASWEPGDEGMVPGKDLVGKI
- a CDS encoding transcriptional repressor, with protein sequence MVIQRRSKQRDAVLAVVSQEGFHPTAEDVLFKVREEMPKVSLGTIYRNLDQLCESGAIWKLPVSDGPCRYEGNPERHLHSMCPICGAVKDVWPSGDPIDRSSLPEEYGEADYRLLLISPCDKCKDGGEP